A section of the Deltaproteobacteria bacterium genome encodes:
- a CDS encoding 50S ribosomal protein L25, with amino-acid sequence MAVGPRQEIPVSTREIGKHASRTSRTEGKVPGVVYGPKTKPVNVLAEEKLIKKFHGRKFESTLFTLKTDVSGLDKVVVLLRDIQVHPVTRRPVHVDFYALDMSSNVVVSIGLRFEGKPLGLSDGGVLELIVREVDVECKPSEIPEEIVVDVSGMNVGDALHVSDLKAPAGVKFMSQSTLTLATCVVPKEEAAAPVAAAAEAAPAAAAAGKAAPAAAAAGKAAPAAAAAKK; translated from the coding sequence ATGGCAGTCGGACCACGTCAAGAAATCCCCGTCTCTACACGCGAAATCGGTAAACACGCTTCACGCACAAGCCGAACCGAAGGAAAAGTTCCTGGTGTAGTCTACGGTCCAAAAACAAAGCCCGTGAATGTTTTGGCGGAAGAAAAGCTGATCAAGAAGTTTCACGGTCGCAAATTCGAATCCACACTCTTCACGTTGAAAACTGACGTTTCGGGTCTCGACAAAGTCGTCGTTCTTCTTCGCGACATTCAGGTTCACCCGGTTACGCGTCGCCCAGTCCACGTCGATTTCTATGCACTCGACATGTCTTCAAATGTTGTCGTCAGTATCGGCCTCCGCTTCGAAGGTAAGCCACTTGGACTCTCGGATGGCGGTGTTCTTGAACTCATCGTTCGTGAGGTTGATGTCGAATGTAAGCCTAGCGAGATCCCAGAAGAAATCGTCGTCGATGTTTCAGGAATGAACGTCGGTGATGCTCTTCACGTTTCGGATCTTAAGGCACCAGCAGGCGTAAAGTTTATGTCGCAGTCGACTTTGACGCTCGCAACTTGCGTTGTACCAAAGGAAGAAGCGGCAGCTCCAGTTGCGGCGGCGGCGGAAGCAGCTCCAGCGGCTGCGGCAGCAGGAAAAGCAGCTCCAGCGGCTGCGGCGGCAGGAAAAGCAGCTCCAGCGGCTGCGGCGGCGAAGAAGTAA